Proteins encoded within one genomic window of Lynx canadensis isolate LIC74 chromosome B2, mLynCan4.pri.v2, whole genome shotgun sequence:
- the LOC115513709 gene encoding BOLA class I histocompatibility antigen, alpha chain BL3-7 isoform X2: MRVVMPRTLLLLLSGALVVTQTCAGSHSLMYFGTAVSRPSLGEPRYLEVGYVDDTQFARFDSDASSPRMEPRVQWLKQEAPEYWEQETRGAKDTAQTFRLSLNTLRGYYNQSEAGSHTIQWLSSCEVGPDWRLLRGYWQFAYDGEDYIALNQDLRSWTAADTAAQITRRKWEAAGAAEHQRNDLQVTCVEWLRKYLERGNKTLLRTESPPQRSIPMVGIVAGLVSFVVISAVVVGAVIWRR, translated from the exons ATGCGGGTCGTGATGCCCCGAACCCTCCTCTTGCTGCTGTCGGGGGCCCTGGTCGTGACCCAGACCTGCGCGG GCTCCCATTCCTTGATGTATTTCGGCACCGCGGTGTCCCGGCCCAGCCTCGGGGAGCCCCGGTACTTGGAAGTCGGCTACGTGGACGACACACAGTTCGCGCGGTTCGACAGCGACGCCTCGAGTCCGAGGATGGAGCCACGCGTGCAGTGGTTGAAGCAGGAGGCGCCGGAGTATTGGGAGCAGGAGACGCGGGGCGCCAAGGACACCGCACAGACTTTCCGACTGAGCCTGAACACGCTGCGCGGCTACTACAACCAGAGCGAAGCCG ggtcTCACACCATCCAGTGGCTGTCTTCCTGCGAAGTGGGGCCCGATTGGCGCCTCCTCCGGGGATACTGGCAGTTCGCCTATGACGGCGAGGATTACATCGCCCTGAACCAGGACCTGCGCTCTTGGACCGCGGCGGACACGGCGGCGCAGATCACCCGCCGCAAGTGGGAGGCTGCCGGAGCAGCAGAGCATCAAAGGAACGACCTGCAGGTCACGTGCGTAGAGTGGCTCCGGAAGTACTTGGAGAGGGGGAACAAGACACTGCTGCGCACAG AGTCCCCTCCTCAGCGCAGCATTCCCATGGTGGGCATTGTTGCTGGTCTGGTTTCCTTTGTGGTCATCAGTGCTGTGGTGGTTGGAGCTGTCATATGGAGGAGGTAG
- the LOC115513709 gene encoding patr class I histocompatibility antigen, A-2 alpha chain isoform X1, with amino-acid sequence MRVVMPRTLLLLLSGALVVTQTCAGSHSLMYFGTAVSRPSLGEPRYLEVGYVDDTQFARFDSDASSPRMEPRVQWLKQEAPEYWEQETRGAKDTAQTFRLSLNTLRGYYNQSEAGSHTIQWLSSCEVGPDWRLLRGYWQFAYDGEDYIALNQDLRSWTAADTAAQITRRKWEAAGAAEHQRNDLQVTCVEWLRKYLERGNKTLLRTDPPKTHITHYPTSDHDVTLKCWALGFYPAEITLTWQRDGEDLIQDTEFVDTRPGGDGTFQKWVAVVVPSGEEQRYTCHVQHGGLPKPLMLKWESPPQRSIPMVGIVAGLVSFVVISAVVVGAVIWRR; translated from the exons ATGCGGGTCGTGATGCCCCGAACCCTCCTCTTGCTGCTGTCGGGGGCCCTGGTCGTGACCCAGACCTGCGCGG GCTCCCATTCCTTGATGTATTTCGGCACCGCGGTGTCCCGGCCCAGCCTCGGGGAGCCCCGGTACTTGGAAGTCGGCTACGTGGACGACACACAGTTCGCGCGGTTCGACAGCGACGCCTCGAGTCCGAGGATGGAGCCACGCGTGCAGTGGTTGAAGCAGGAGGCGCCGGAGTATTGGGAGCAGGAGACGCGGGGCGCCAAGGACACCGCACAGACTTTCCGACTGAGCCTGAACACGCTGCGCGGCTACTACAACCAGAGCGAAGCCG ggtcTCACACCATCCAGTGGCTGTCTTCCTGCGAAGTGGGGCCCGATTGGCGCCTCCTCCGGGGATACTGGCAGTTCGCCTATGACGGCGAGGATTACATCGCCCTGAACCAGGACCTGCGCTCTTGGACCGCGGCGGACACGGCGGCGCAGATCACCCGCCGCAAGTGGGAGGCTGCCGGAGCAGCAGAGCATCAAAGGAACGACCTGCAGGTCACGTGCGTAGAGTGGCTCCGGAAGTACTTGGAGAGGGGGAACAAGACACTGCTGCGCACAG ACCCCCCGAAGACACACATCACCCACTACCCCACTTCTGACCATGATGTCACCCTGAAGTGCTGGGCCCTGGGTTTCTATCCTGCGGAGATCACCCTAACCTGGCAGCGTGATGGGGAGGACCTGATCCAGGACACGGAGTTTGTGGACACTAGGCCTGGGGGAGATGGGACCTTCCAGAAGTGGGTGGCTGTGGTGGTGCCttctggagaggagcagagatacACGTGCCATGTGCAGCATGGGGGGTTGCCCAAGCCCCTCATGCTGAAATGGG AGTCCCCTCCTCAGCGCAGCATTCCCATGGTGGGCATTGTTGCTGGTCTGGTTTCCTTTGTGGTCATCAGTGCTGTGGTGGTTGGAGCTGTCATATGGAGGAGGTAG
- the MCCD1 gene encoding mitochondrial coiled-coil domain protein 1 produces the protein MVLPLPWLSCCCRRLLLPSWPLGPQGSWRCCSQSPKASTKEQTSSTCSEKMRSPPRGPRPSPTAELAQAEELLEQQLELYQALLEGQEGAWEAQALVLKIQKLKEQMRRHRESLGDA, from the exons AtggtcctccctctgccctggctctcATGTTGCTGCCGTCGCCTCCTCCTGCCTTCCTGGCCCCTGGGGCCCCAGGGTTCCTGGAGGTGCTGCTCCCAGAGCCCTAAGGCAAGCACAAAAGAGCAGACCAGCTCCACATGCAGTGAGAAGATGAGGTCACCGCCAAGG GGTCCCCGGCCCAGCCCCACAGCTGAGCTGGCCCAAGCTGAAGAGTTGCTGGAGCAGCAGCTGGAGCTGTACCAGGCCCTTCTGGAAGGGCAAGAAGGGGCTTGGGAAGCACAGGCCCTGGTGCTCAAGATCCAGAAGCTGAAGGAACAGATGAGGAGACATCGAGAGAGCCTAGGAGACGCCTAA
- the DDX39B gene encoding spliceosome RNA helicase DDX39B, whose product MAENDVDNELLDYEEDEVETAAGGDGAEAPAKKDVKGSYVSIHSSGFRDFLLKPELLRAIVDCGFEHPSEVQHECIPQAILGMDVLCQAKSGMGKTAVFVLATLQQLEPVTGQVSVLVMCHTRELAFQISKEYERFSKYMPNVKVAVFFGGLSIKKDEEVLKKNCPHIVVGTPGRILALARNKSLNLKHIKHFILDECDKMLEQLDMRRDVQEIFRMTPHEKQVMMFSATLSKEIRPVCRKFMQDPMEIFVDDETKLTLHGLQQYYVKLKDNEKNRKLFDLLDVLEFNQVVIFVKSVQRCIALAQLLVEQNFPAIAIHRGMPQEERLSRYQQFKDFQRRILVATNLFGRGMDIERVNIAFNYDMPEDSDTYLHRVARAGRFGTKGLAITFVSDENDAKILNDVQDRFEVNISELPDEIDISSYIEQTR is encoded by the exons ATGGCAGAGAACGATGTGGACAATGAGCTCTTGGACTATGAAGAAGATGAGGTGGAGACAGCAGCAGGGGGAGACGGGGCTGAGGCCCCTGCCAAGAAGGATGTCAAGGGCTCCTATGTCTCCATCCACAGCTCTGGCTTTCGTGACTTCCTACTGAAGCCAGAGTTGCTCCGGGCCATTGTTGACTGTGGCTTTGAGCATCCGTCAGAAG TCCAGCATGAGTGCATCCCTCAGGCCATTTTGGGAATGGATGTTCTATGCCAGGCCAAGTCAGGCATGGGAAAGACAGCAGTGTTTGTGCTGGCCACACTGCAACAGCTGGAGCCGGTTACTGGACAG gTGTCTGTGCTGGTGATGTGTCATACTCGGGAGTTGGCTTTTCAGATCAGCAAGGAGTATGAGCGCTTTTCTAAATACATGCCCAATGTCAAG GTCGCGGTGTTTTTTGGTGGTCTGTCTATCAAGAAGGATGAAGAGGTGCTGAAGAAGAACTGCCCGCATATCGTCGTGGGGACCCCTGGCCGCATCCTAGCCCTGGCTCGAAATAAGAGCCTCAATCTCAAACACATTAAACACTTTATCTTGGATGAATGTGATAAGATGCTTGAACAGCTCG ACATGCGTCGGGATGTCCAGGAAATTTTTCGCATGACCCCCCATGAGAAGCAGGTCATGATGTTCAGTGCTACCTTGAGCAAAGAGATCCGTCCAGTCTGCCGCAAGTTCATGCAAGAC ccaaTGGAGATCTTCGTGGATGATGAGACGAAGCTGACGCTGCATGGGTTGCAGCAGTACTACGTGAAACTGAAGGACAACGAGAAGAACCGGAAGCTCTTTGACCTTCTCGATGTCCTTGAGTTCAATCAG GTGGTGATCTTTGTGAAGTCTGTGCAGCGTTGCATTGCCCTGGCCCAGCTTCTAGTGGAGCAGAACTTCCCAGCCATTGCTATCCACCGAGGGATGCCCCAGGAGGAGAG GCTTTCTCGGTATCAGCAGTTTAAAGATTTTCAACGACGAATTCTTGTGGCCACCAACCTATTTGGCCGAGGCATGGACATTGAACGGGTGAACATTGCCTTCAACTATGACATGCCTGAGGATTCTGACACCTACCTGCATCGG gTGGCCCGAGCAGGCCGGTTTGGCACCAAGGGCTTGGCCATCACGTTTGTGTCAGATGAAAACGATGCCAAGATCCTCAATGACGTGCAGGATCGCTTTGAAGTCAATATTAGTGAGCTGCCTGATGAGATAGACATTTCCTCCTACA TTGAACAGACGCGGTAG